Genomic segment of Terriglobales bacterium:
GCACATCTGCACGTTGCACGACGTAGGCAGCCAGGACGGCGTGGACTTCCTGGTGATGGAATACCTGGAAGGAGAGACGCTGGCGCAGCGCCTCGTGCGCGGGCGGCTGCCCATGGAGCAGTTGTTGCGGCATGGGATCGAGATTGCCGCGGCGCTGGACAAGGCGCACCAGCAGGGCGTGGTGCATCGCGATCTGAAGCCGGGCAACGTCATGCTGACCAAGTCGGGCGTCAAGCTGATGGACTTTGGCCTGGCGAAACCGGCGGCGGCGAGCGTCCCCGGAGCCATGACGGCGTCGTTCAGCCCCACGAAGGCCAATCCGGAGAGCCCGCTCACGCAGGCGGGAACGGTGGTGGGCACGTTCCAGTACATGTCGCCGGAGCAGATCGAAGGCCGGGACTCCGACCCGCGCTCCGACATCTTCGCCCTGGGCACCGTGCTCTACGAGATGGCGACCGGGAAGCGGGCGTTCGAAGGCAAAAGCCAGCTCTCGGTTGCGAGCGCGATCCTGGAGCGGGAACCGCCGTCGATCTCCTCCCTGCAGCCCATGACGCCACCGGCACTGGAGCACGTGGTGAAGACGTGCCTGGCCAAGGCTCCGGAGGATCGCTGGCAGAGCGCCGCCGACGTCGCTCGCGAGCTGCGCTGGGTACTGGAGGGAGGATCGCAGGCCGGGGTGGC
This window contains:
- a CDS encoding serine/threonine-protein kinase; amino-acid sequence: MALAPGTRLGPYEILAPIGAGGMGEVYKAQDSRLERTVAVKILPQHLSSDPERKQRFEREAKAISSLQHPHICTLHDVGSQDGVDFLVMEYLEGETLAQRLVRGRLPMEQLLRHGIEIAAALDKAHQQGVVHRDLKPGNVMLTKSGVKLMDFGLAKPAAASVPGAMTASFSPTKANPESPLTQAGTVVGTFQYMSPEQIEGRDSDPRSDIFALGTVLYEMATGKRAFEGKSQLSVASAILEREPPSISSLQPMTPPALEHVVKTCLAKAPEDRWQSAADVARELRWVLEGGSQAGVAAPVAARRRLHTRTLAALVATGWLLAVAAVAGAIYFARRADSAARLVRAEINPPVGV